The genomic region AAAACTTATCTTAGATGAGGATAATCAAACAGCATTTCTCACAGAAGAAGGCATGACTCTTGATTTAGGGGCTATTGCAAAGGGGTTCATTGTTGATAAGGCTGCTGAAATCATGATGGATCATGGAATTAAGTATGGAACCGTTGATGGAGGAGGGGACGTATACCTAATGGATAAACCTGATGGTACTCCTTGGAGAATAGGGATACAACACCCAAGGAAACAACAAGGAGAATTTATCGGGATAGTTGAAACTTACTCTAACTCTGTGGTGACATCAGGAGATTATGAAAGGTACTTTATGGATGGGAAAACAAGAATTCATCATATTATCGACCCAATTGAGGGGTTGCCACCGCAAAATGTTCAGTCAGTTACTATCTCAGCACCTAACGCAACCATAGCGGACACGCTATCTACTGCATTGTTTAACTATAGTCCTGAGGAAGCGGTAAGTTTTGTTGAAGATTTTGACGGTGTGGAGGTTCTTGTTGTTGATTCTGAAGGCCAAATATATAAAAGTACTGGGATGCAAGAAAAAGTAACAATAAACAAATAGATATATACGTCCCTGTAGGAGTGATTTGATGAAAAAAGGCGATCTAATACTAATTGGCATAGTGCTAGTTCTTTCCCTTTCTGGCTTAGCATTATACCAGCTTTACTTTGCTAGTCATGAGATAGAAGGAGCAAGAATTGTTATAAGCCAAAATGGTGATGAGTGGGCGAGTGTCCCACTTTTTGAGAAAGGGCGCTCAGAAAGTATAGTTTTTACAGGTCCGGTGGGGGAAACAGTAGTAATTTTAGGAGAAGACTTTGCCACCGTGGAGCATTCAGACTGTCCAGACCAAATCTGTGTAAGCTTTGGAAAGGCTAAAAGGCCTGGACAAACCATAACCTGTTTACCAAACAGAGTTTTTATTCGAATTGAAGGTGGACAGGGGCAAGATATTGATATTTAATACAAAATTTAAGGGTGAGGAATATGAGAAAGAGTTTTGTTAAAAAATTAGTTATGCTATCGCTGTTTATTGCTATGGCCACTATTCTTACGTTTATTGAGGGTAGGATAGCACCACTAGCCTCCCTGTTTATGGGGCAACCTGTAAAGCTTGGGTTGGCAAATATTTTCACACTAACTACACTAACCTTATACGGCGTTAAAAGTGGTTTTGTCGTTGGAGTTATGCGAGTTATATTAGCTTCCTTTTTATCAGGCAAGTTTTTAACCCCAGTTTTCTATCTAAGTTTTGGAGGGGCAGTTTTAAGTACGCTGTGCATGGCTTTAGCTATAACCTTTTTAAATAAACATCTAAGCAACG from Proteinivorax hydrogeniformans harbors:
- a CDS encoding FAD:protein FMN transferase; the encoded protein is MKNLRSIIIATLLLFVLVGCSSQNEELKVYNNHFFAMDTLVQITVHSEDSDKADEAFQLAREEVERLETKLSAHIEGSDVDTITKNAGIEPVEVSEETFYLLKKGVEYGEKTDGKFDITIGPLLEAYSWSNQVVPTEKEVQQATQLVDYKKLILDEDNQTAFLTEEGMTLDLGAIAKGFIVDKAAEIMMDHGIKYGTVDGGGDVYLMDKPDGTPWRIGIQHPRKQQGEFIGIVETYSNSVVTSGDYERYFMDGKTRIHHIIDPIEGLPPQNVQSVTISAPNATIADTLSTALFNYSPEEAVSFVEDFDGVEVLVVDSEGQIYKSTGMQEKVTINK
- a CDS encoding Gx transporter family protein: MRKSFVKKLVMLSLFIAMATILTFIEGRIAPLASLFMGQPVKLGLANIFTLTTLTLYGVKSGFVVGVMRVILASFLSGKFLTPVFYLSFGGAVLSTLCMALAITFLNKHLSNVGISLIGAVTHNIAQIIVVIYLLETPLAAISQPLLIALAIPTGIFVGVSTNFVTKALNGAKIAGI
- a CDS encoding NusG domain II-containing protein, with amino-acid sequence MKKGDLILIGIVLVLSLSGLALYQLYFASHEIEGARIVISQNGDEWASVPLFEKGRSESIVFTGPVGETVVILGEDFATVEHSDCPDQICVSFGKAKRPGQTITCLPNRVFIRIEGGQGQDIDI